A stretch of the Oenococcus sp. UCMA 16435 genome encodes the following:
- a CDS encoding 50S ribosomal protein L7ae: protein MLNYFGLAKRAGFLVSGQTIVEKAIRKQRIAMVIIANDASENTKKDFEDLIRERITIVNQFSSTEISQAIGQTRKILGISNPGIAKQIKELLKEVTL, encoded by the coding sequence ATTCTTAATTATTTTGGTTTGGCGAAACGTGCTGGTTTTCTTGTCAGCGGACAGACGATAGTCGAAAAGGCAATCAGAAAGCAACGAATTGCGATGGTAATTATTGCTAATGATGCTAGCGAAAATACAAAAAAGGATTTCGAAGATTTAATCCGGGAAAGAATTACAATAGTTAATCAATTTTCAAGTACAGAAATCAGCCAAGCAATTGGACAGACAAGAAAAATTCTTGGAATCAGTAATCCAGGAATTGCAAAACAAATCAAAGAGTTATTAAAGGAGGTGACTTTATGA
- the pcrA gene encoding DNA helicase PcrA, with product MNDLLTGLNDKQKEAVLTTEGPLLIMAGAGSGKTRVLTHRVAYLVKEKHVDPWSILAITFTNKAAREMKERIADLVDEEDARSIWVSTFHALSARILRRDVDKIGFTTSFSILDSSGQKTLMKHVLNDLNYDSNQYDPKSILASISNFKNTLQTPNDAKAAAKTPFDEAVSESYDLYERRLTQSQSMDFDDLIMRTIQLFKQAPDVLHYYQHKFKYIHVDEYQDTNGAQYKLVEMLAAGDFGSRNLAVVGDSDQSIYGWRGADMNNILNFEKDFPGAKTVLLEQNYRSTKHILMAANQVIQNNIERKPKNLWTNNQDGNLIHYYRAQSESDEAHYVLTKIQDGVKKGRSLNDFAILFRTNAQSRVFEQVFNSNKIQYTMVGGTRFFERKEIQDIVAYLQLTANLDNDTAFERIVNEPKRSIGSSSIEKLRSFATKKDLSLMKSIAVLDDDSRLSKKAQSNFHKFSQMVQFFSDQSHFLSLTELTNEIFNQTGIREQYVEKDDLESQSRVENLDEFLSQTKQFDQDYDEEASETNNPLVDFLGQTALVSDLDSYDESAGQVTLMTVHAAKGLEFPVVFIVGLEEGIFPSARAMMERDGLEEERRLAYVAITRAQEELYLTNAFGRLLYGRAQSNEPSMFLDEIDDSLLDKENSSSNRTQTSSESFDSYDRPMPFDRKSELSSRKYDQAFAKTYHGNGAEKKDWQLGDQVKHKTFGIGRIVAIDNEGSDKLLKIAFASKGIKQLMASFAPIEKI from the coding sequence GTGAATGATTTATTAACAGGTTTAAATGATAAGCAAAAAGAAGCAGTCCTTACTACCGAAGGACCGCTATTAATTATGGCTGGAGCCGGTTCTGGCAAGACGCGTGTTCTAACTCACCGGGTCGCCTATTTAGTCAAAGAGAAGCATGTTGATCCCTGGTCGATTTTAGCGATTACTTTTACAAATAAAGCAGCTCGCGAAATGAAAGAACGAATCGCTGATTTAGTTGACGAAGAAGATGCTCGATCTATTTGGGTGTCGACTTTTCATGCTCTGTCGGCGAGAATCCTACGACGGGATGTTGATAAAATTGGTTTTACGACCAGCTTTTCGATCCTCGACTCAAGTGGCCAGAAGACTTTAATGAAGCATGTGCTAAACGATTTGAATTACGATTCAAATCAATATGATCCGAAGTCGATTCTAGCCTCTATCTCTAATTTTAAAAACACACTTCAGACACCCAATGATGCAAAAGCAGCAGCTAAGACGCCTTTTGATGAAGCGGTTTCTGAATCTTACGATCTTTATGAACGGCGGTTGACTCAATCACAATCTATGGATTTTGACGATTTGATTATGCGGACGATTCAGCTTTTCAAACAAGCACCGGATGTTCTCCATTATTACCAACACAAGTTTAAATATATTCATGTCGATGAATATCAGGACACAAACGGTGCTCAATACAAACTTGTTGAAATGTTGGCGGCCGGTGATTTCGGGTCTCGTAATTTAGCTGTTGTTGGGGATTCTGATCAGAGTATTTATGGTTGGCGCGGAGCCGATATGAATAATATTCTTAATTTTGAGAAGGATTTTCCCGGTGCTAAAACGGTTTTGTTAGAACAGAATTATCGTTCGACAAAGCATATTTTAATGGCCGCTAATCAGGTTATTCAAAATAATATCGAACGTAAGCCAAAGAACCTTTGGACTAATAATCAAGATGGAAATTTGATTCATTACTACCGTGCTCAATCCGAATCCGACGAGGCTCATTATGTATTAACGAAAATTCAGGATGGCGTTAAAAAAGGACGCAGCCTAAATGATTTTGCAATTTTGTTCCGCACAAACGCACAATCGCGTGTTTTCGAACAAGTTTTTAATTCAAATAAGATTCAATATACAATGGTTGGCGGGACGCGTTTCTTTGAGAGAAAAGAAATTCAAGACATTGTTGCTTATTTGCAACTGACGGCAAATCTTGATAATGACACCGCTTTTGAACGGATTGTTAATGAGCCAAAACGTTCAATTGGAAGCAGCTCAATTGAAAAACTGCGTTCTTTTGCAACTAAAAAAGATCTTTCTTTGATGAAATCGATTGCTGTTTTGGATGATGACAGTCGTCTTTCAAAAAAAGCTCAGAGCAACTTTCACAAGTTTTCCCAAATGGTTCAATTTTTTTCCGATCAATCGCATTTTCTTTCTTTGACTGAATTGACAAACGAAATCTTTAATCAAACCGGAATCCGTGAGCAATATGTTGAAAAAGATGATTTAGAGTCTCAGTCAAGAGTTGAGAACCTTGACGAATTTCTGTCACAAACGAAACAATTCGATCAGGATTATGACGAAGAGGCTTCTGAAACGAACAACCCCTTAGTTGATTTTCTTGGTCAAACGGCTTTGGTTAGTGACTTGGATTCTTATGATGAAAGTGCCGGGCAGGTTACTTTGATGACAGTTCATGCTGCTAAAGGTCTGGAGTTCCCAGTTGTCTTTATTGTTGGGCTTGAAGAGGGAATTTTCCCATCAGCTCGTGCGATGATGGAACGCGACGGTTTGGAAGAGGAACGCCGGCTTGCCTATGTAGCTATTACTCGTGCACAGGAAGAATTATACTTAACGAATGCTTTTGGGCGTTTATTGTATGGGCGGGCCCAATCAAACGAACCATCGATGTTTCTTGATGAAATCGATGATTCGTTGCTTGACAAAGAAAATTCTTCTTCCAATCGAACTCAGACTTCGTCAGAATCTTTTGACAGTTATGATCGGCCAATGCCATTTGATCGCAAGTCCGAGCTATCGAGCCGTAAATATGATCAGGCCTTCGCTAAAACTTATCATGGCAATGGAGCCGAAAAAAAAGATTGGCAGCTAGGAGATCAAGTTAAACATAAAACTTTTGGTATTGGAAGAATTGTTGCGATTGATAACGAGGGTAGCGATAAACTTTTAAAAATTGCTTTTGCCTCGAAAGGAATTAAGCAATTAATGGCATCTTTTGCCCCGATTGAGAAAATATAA
- the citX gene encoding citrate lyase holo-[acyl-carrier protein] synthase yields MIMENIFSSGEKQQIADVLVNKDDRAALQKQILEKHPEDCLLAVKLNIPGPIKNNSRLKSLFEKGIDQLEKELKLSNFKIIAVKSWDKGTGCENFYLIKNTATNVKKTAVLFEDKNDLGRLFDADVLTNKKGIISSLSRKQLKQNSRKCLICQSPAKECARSRRHTVKELQDRISEIYEESFQ; encoded by the coding sequence ATGATTATGGAAAATATCTTTTCAAGTGGAGAAAAACAGCAAATAGCCGATGTCTTAGTTAATAAAGACGATCGGGCTGCTCTACAAAAACAAATTTTAGAAAAACATCCCGAAGACTGTTTATTGGCCGTTAAATTGAATATTCCGGGACCGATTAAGAATAATAGCCGGTTAAAAAGTTTATTTGAAAAAGGAATCGATCAATTGGAAAAAGAATTAAAATTGTCCAATTTTAAAATTATTGCTGTAAAAAGCTGGGACAAAGGGACTGGATGCGAGAATTTTTATTTAATTAAAAACACAGCCACCAATGTAAAGAAAACAGCTGTCTTATTCGAGGATAAAAACGATCTTGGCCGTTTATTCGATGCTGATGTTTTGACGAATAAGAAAGGAATAATTTCCTCGCTTTCTCGCAAACAGCTGAAACAAAACAGCAGAAAATGCTTGATTTGTCAAAGCCCGGCTAAAGAATGCGCCCGTTCCCGCCGTCACACCGTCAAAGAACTCCAAGACAGAATTTCGGAAATTTATGAAGAAAGCTTTCAATGA
- a CDS encoding ribosome maturation factor RimP, producing MNLKQIDTIKEKVQPILSEKHLLLWDLFFFSGRPAVLTILVDGQDHQAIQMNQISEVTSLISNALDKIEPDPFPDQYNLDISSPGIDRSIKTDEHLDWALGQPIKLNLFEKVDGSKSAEGILKSFSDLEISLEVSSTEVKNFPREKISKISLNQEA from the coding sequence ATGAATTTAAAACAAATCGATACAATCAAAGAAAAAGTTCAACCAATTCTTTCGGAAAAACATCTTTTGCTGTGGGACCTGTTCTTCTTTAGCGGCAGGCCAGCTGTCTTAACTATTTTAGTTGATGGACAAGATCATCAAGCAATTCAGATGAACCAAATTTCTGAAGTAACTTCTTTGATCAGCAACGCACTTGATAAGATCGAACCAGACCCATTTCCAGATCAATACAATCTTGATATTTCCTCACCGGGAATTGATCGTTCGATTAAAACTGATGAGCATCTTGATTGGGCACTTGGACAACCGATCAAGTTAAATTTGTTTGAAAAAGTCGATGGCAGCAAATCAGCCGAAGGTATTTTAAAATCCTTTTCTGATTTGGAGATTAGCTTGGAAGTTTCATCAACGGAAGTCAAGAATTTTCCAAGAGAAAAAATCTCAAAAATTTCGTTAAATCAGGAGGCATAG
- a CDS encoding YlxR family protein has product MAKKKRQFKAHKTPMRKDIVSGQMLPKKDLIRIVKTPTGELKLDPTGRANGRGAYVSVDVTLAKKAKMEKSLDSTFEMTVADVFYDELINFVKHQQDRKELFSHEQIIKAENS; this is encoded by the coding sequence ATGGCAAAAAAGAAGCGACAATTTAAAGCACATAAAACACCCATGCGTAAAGATATCGTTAGTGGCCAAATGCTTCCAAAAAAGGATTTGATCCGAATTGTAAAGACGCCAACTGGAGAATTGAAATTGGATCCAACTGGTAGAGCAAATGGTCGCGGCGCCTATGTGAGCGTTGATGTTACACTAGCTAAGAAGGCAAAAATGGAGAAGTCTCTCGATTCTACCTTTGAAATGACTGTTGCCGATGTTTTCTATGATGAATTAATTAATTTTGTCAAGCACCAACAAGACAGGAAGGAACTTTTCAGCCACGAACAAATTATCAAAGCAGAAAATTCTTAA
- the nusA gene encoding transcription termination/antitermination protein NusA yields MASDYRRELFSALQALQAEKGISQEDAITSLKDTLVTAYKKNFEGETNVEVDVDPEKQEFSLLQIKEVIPDGDMIDPYSEIYLKDAQDINSAYEAGDQIKFEINPRDFGRLAAQSGKNKSTQTIREKEKEAIHARYEGFEHEIVSARVAREDQRFLWVTMPDGQEAAMGDKDRIPGETYKTGDPIKVLINRVEDSATRGPQIYVSRTSPELVKRLFEQEVPEVYDGTVVIESIAREAGDRSKVAVRTTDSNLDPVGTLVGPRGSRVQAVVNELHGENMDIVEWVEDEAQYIANALNPAEVVDVIFSPDNDNEVTVIVPDYQLSLAIGKRGQNARLAAKLTKFKIDIKSETQAENDPQLQAILEESAKYAEEDQSDQADETDEALEDETEYADANEYFSENDNQSDASEEEKTSETSKENSPAEESSSKAKVKMTEAEVKEAQDEFAAALKNVDFDAILEEKEGEDSKKSDDK; encoded by the coding sequence ATGGCATCAGATTACAGAAGAGAGTTGTTTTCTGCGTTACAAGCATTACAAGCTGAGAAAGGTATCAGTCAGGAAGATGCAATTACATCTTTAAAGGATACTTTGGTTACTGCTTATAAGAAGAATTTTGAAGGGGAAACCAATGTTGAAGTTGATGTCGATCCTGAAAAACAGGAATTTAGTCTCTTACAAATCAAAGAAGTTATTCCTGATGGCGATATGATTGATCCTTATTCAGAAATTTACTTAAAAGATGCGCAAGATATAAATTCCGCCTATGAGGCTGGTGATCAAATCAAATTTGAAATCAATCCGCGCGATTTTGGTCGTTTAGCTGCTCAGTCCGGCAAAAACAAGTCGACCCAAACAATTCGTGAAAAAGAAAAGGAAGCAATTCATGCTCGCTATGAAGGCTTTGAACATGAAATTGTTTCTGCGCGGGTTGCTCGCGAAGACCAACGTTTCCTGTGGGTTACTATGCCTGATGGCCAAGAGGCGGCTATGGGAGATAAGGATCGTATACCGGGAGAAACTTACAAGACTGGCGACCCCATCAAGGTTCTGATTAACCGCGTTGAGGATTCCGCTACTCGCGGCCCACAAATTTATGTTTCGCGAACAAGCCCGGAATTGGTCAAACGTTTATTCGAACAGGAAGTTCCAGAAGTTTATGATGGAACGGTTGTGATTGAATCAATCGCTCGTGAAGCTGGTGACCGTTCAAAAGTGGCTGTTCGAACAACTGATTCCAATCTTGATCCCGTGGGAACTTTGGTCGGTCCTCGTGGATCGCGTGTCCAGGCCGTTGTCAACGAATTGCATGGTGAAAACATGGATATCGTTGAATGGGTTGAGGATGAGGCACAATATATTGCTAATGCTCTTAATCCAGCTGAAGTTGTTGATGTAATTTTTAGTCCTGATAATGATAATGAAGTTACCGTTATCGTACCCGATTATCAATTGAGTTTAGCTATTGGAAAACGTGGACAGAATGCTCGTTTAGCTGCTAAATTAACCAAGTTTAAAATTGATATTAAGTCGGAAACACAAGCTGAAAATGATCCACAACTTCAGGCTATTCTCGAAGAGTCTGCTAAGTATGCAGAAGAAGACCAGTCGGATCAAGCAGACGAAACTGACGAAGCATTGGAAGACGAGACTGAATATGCCGATGCCAATGAATATTTTTCCGAAAACGATAATCAATCCGACGCATCAGAAGAGGAAAAAACTTCCGAAACAAGCAAGGAAAACAGCCCGGCTGAGGAAAGTTCTTCAAAAGCAAAGGTAAAAATGACTGAAGCTGAAGTCAAAGAAGCCCAGGATGAATTCGCTGCAGCACTGAAGAATGTTGATTTCGATGCTATTTTGGAAGAAAAAGAGGGCGAGGATAGTAAAAAGAGCGACGATAAATAA
- a CDS encoding CamS family sex pheromone protein, with protein MLKNRRRLTITQFLILLFVVLLIVVGALYFFNHSQESTSSSSSSSSTIQVINTDNKQGEYKTVVKNGSYVTSAARGIAVTTEDGLNAQSFEQAINELSKKFFSTKKYIFQEGQYLSATTLNDWLDRYSSSNKLGLNPVNNGKTDNSRNPEYLQSIEENDFMTEGSGSKLNLAGMTIGIAMNRTDSYTKTTGGTTYTQDISKSEMVAQGKTIASKVLARLRANKKIGNDVPILIVMYQNASSSSLVGGVPYAYYESKSGSKISEWHNLDIQNLIFPEQDATTGSVGSQDNTDFVNFEDDIESFFPTISSATAQAHYEDKTLTGMKITVNTSFYSVSEIKAFSTYISEIGPKYFTKDVPITISVYASNQLLAILSRSSGSSFKITYLYSY; from the coding sequence ATGCTAAAAAATAGGCGTAGATTAACAATTACACAGTTTTTAATTCTTCTTTTCGTAGTTCTCTTGATTGTTGTTGGAGCTCTATATTTTTTTAATCATAGTCAAGAATCAACGAGCAGTAGTAGCAGTAGCAGCAGCACTATTCAAGTTATTAATACTGATAATAAACAGGGAGAATATAAAACCGTTGTTAAAAACGGCAGTTACGTGACCTCGGCTGCCAGAGGAATTGCTGTGACAACCGAAGACGGGCTTAATGCCCAATCATTCGAGCAGGCAATCAACGAACTTTCGAAGAAGTTTTTCTCAACGAAGAAATATATTTTCCAAGAGGGCCAATATCTTTCCGCTACTACTCTTAACGATTGGTTGGATCGCTATTCCAGCAGTAATAAACTCGGTTTGAATCCAGTCAATAATGGTAAGACCGACAATAGTCGAAATCCAGAATATCTGCAATCAATTGAGGAAAACGACTTCATGACTGAAGGTAGCGGCTCCAAGCTCAATCTTGCAGGGATGACGATTGGAATTGCCATGAATCGAACTGACAGTTATACCAAGACCACAGGCGGAACAACATACACGCAAGATATTTCTAAGTCAGAAATGGTTGCTCAAGGGAAGACAATAGCCAGCAAAGTTTTGGCTCGCCTGAGAGCCAATAAAAAAATCGGTAATGATGTTCCTATCTTAATCGTGATGTATCAAAATGCTTCAAGTTCTTCTTTGGTAGGCGGTGTTCCATACGCTTATTACGAGTCCAAGTCCGGCAGCAAAATTAGTGAATGGCATAATTTGGATATTCAGAATCTTATTTTTCCTGAACAAGATGCTACAACAGGAAGTGTTGGCAGCCAGGACAATACTGATTTTGTCAATTTCGAAGATGATATTGAGAGCTTTTTCCCGACCATTTCCTCGGCTACCGCTCAGGCGCATTATGAAGATAAGACTTTAACTGGAATGAAAATTACAGTTAACACCAGTTTTTATTCAGTTTCAGAAATTAAAGCCTTTTCGACGTATATTTCGGAAATTGGGCCGAAATACTTTACTAAAGATGTTCCAATCACGATTTCTGTTTATGCTTCGAATCAATTATTGGCTATATTGAGTCGCAGCAGCGGCAGTAGTTTTAAAATTACTTACTTGTATAGTTATTGA
- a CDS encoding triphosphoribosyl-dephospho-CoA synthase — protein MIENYLQAALKALIYEVSVFPKPGLVDPLDNSTHPDMTVFTFIDSSFSLEKYFLEVSKTAAQFRGKDLRDLFYQIRPLGIQAEKDMYAATKGANTHKGAIFSLGVVLAASVYSKSLKAESILAVVKEMMKGIVAYDLQNKKTFRTAGEIQFEKYRLTGIRGQAEVGFPVVSHFAMPFFYKSKGSLNDRLLDTLLLIARHNPDSNLIKRAGNPDVIEKVNSQIDEYFDLGGSQSQAGRKQLEKINNYFSRFNLSLGGAADMLILTIYFALIEKNI, from the coding sequence ATGATTGAAAATTATCTACAAGCCGCATTAAAGGCCCTTATATATGAGGTCTCGGTTTTTCCGAAACCGGGCTTGGTTGATCCTTTGGACAATTCAACTCATCCCGACATGACGGTTTTTACTTTTATCGATTCTTCCTTTAGCCTAGAAAAATATTTTTTGGAAGTCTCTAAAACAGCAGCTCAATTTCGTGGAAAAGATTTAAGAGATTTATTTTATCAAATTCGTCCCCTGGGCATTCAAGCAGAAAAGGATATGTACGCTGCTACTAAAGGAGCCAATACACATAAAGGGGCTATTTTTTCGCTTGGGGTTGTACTTGCGGCCAGCGTATATTCCAAATCATTAAAAGCGGAAAGTATTTTAGCTGTTGTCAAGGAAATGATGAAAGGGATTGTTGCTTACGACTTGCAAAATAAAAAAACTTTTCGAACGGCTGGCGAAATCCAATTTGAAAAGTATCGGTTAACTGGTATTCGCGGTCAGGCCGAAGTTGGTTTTCCGGTTGTTAGTCATTTTGCGATGCCTTTTTTTTATAAAAGTAAGGGATCTTTAAATGACAGACTACTTGATACGCTTTTGCTAATTGCCCGGCATAATCCAGACAGCAATTTGATCAAACGAGCCGGAAATCCTGATGTGATCGAAAAAGTCAACTCGCAGATTGATGAATATTTTGATCTGGGCGGCAGCCAAAGCCAGGCCGGGAGGAAGCAACTTGAGAAAATCAATAATTACTTTAGTCGATTCAATCTTAGTTTGGGTGGCGCGGCCGACATGTTGATTTTGACAATTTATTTCGCACTGATTGAAAAAAATATCTAA
- the ligA gene encoding NAD-dependent DNA ligase LigA: MNPGNQFTPIEDLTFTQVQAEIRDLSDELTKWGREYYEDDNPSVEDYVYDDHYARLVDLEKAYPSLAMPDSPTQHVAAGNQTKNDSHGLEKVVHPVPMLSLGDVFSIQELLDWDHVTTKNAGSQQKYNLELKIDGLAISLKYESGKLVQASTRGDGSIGENVTDNVKTITEIPKVLKEPLTIEVRGEIYMRKEAFANLNRQRDEEGKTIFANPRNAAAGSLRQLDPKITAKRHLSSFIYYTAQNDVLGAVTQSDVLDRFRQLGFPVNSNNQVIDKMTEVKEYIDEYTAKRDSLPFGIDGVVVKVNDLDVENELGNTVKIPRWSIAYKFPPEEALTIVRDITWTVGRTGVVTPTAVMDPVFLAGTKVQRASLHNPDYLQEKDVRIGDTVTLHKAGDIIPEVGQVILKKRPASAEKAYPIPVYCPSCGSRLVHVEGEVALRCINPECPAQIQEGLIHFASRNAMNIDGLGPRVVEQLLSKNLIKKISDLYALTENQLTTLDKFADLSSKNLVQAIDRSRQNSVERLITALGIRGVGAKAAKVLAAHFKNLRNLQNAGTEEIAEIDGVGQVMADAITQYFNSESVANLINELENFQVNFDYLTTTEIDEKNYFFDKRIVLTGKLNSWTRPQMQTWLEEHGANVSSSVSSKTDLLIAGSGVGSKLERANKLGIKVINEQDFINLSNAKK; this comes from the coding sequence ATGAATCCAGGAAATCAGTTCACACCAATTGAAGATTTAACGTTCACGCAAGTGCAGGCAGAGATTAGAGACCTTTCGGATGAATTAACTAAATGGGGACGCGAGTATTACGAAGACGATAATCCCAGTGTTGAGGATTATGTTTATGATGATCATTATGCCCGCTTGGTTGACTTGGAAAAAGCTTATCCAAGTCTGGCTATGCCTGATTCGCCCACTCAACACGTTGCAGCAGGGAACCAAACAAAGAATGATTCCCATGGTTTGGAAAAGGTTGTTCATCCGGTTCCGATGTTGTCGCTTGGGGATGTTTTTTCGATTCAGGAATTGCTTGACTGGGATCATGTAACAACCAAAAATGCCGGATCTCAGCAAAAGTATAATCTTGAATTAAAAATTGATGGTTTGGCGATTTCATTAAAATATGAGAGTGGAAAACTTGTTCAGGCCTCAACTCGCGGAGACGGGTCGATCGGTGAAAACGTAACTGATAATGTTAAAACGATTACCGAGATTCCAAAAGTATTAAAAGAACCATTAACAATTGAGGTCCGCGGAGAAATTTATATGCGCAAAGAGGCTTTTGCCAATTTAAATCGGCAACGTGATGAAGAAGGAAAAACTATTTTTGCCAATCCGAGAAACGCAGCCGCCGGCAGTTTGCGCCAATTGGATCCAAAAATTACTGCCAAAAGGCATCTGTCTTCGTTTATTTATTACACGGCTCAGAATGATGTTTTGGGAGCCGTCACGCAATCAGACGTTTTGGATCGTTTTCGCCAGTTGGGTTTCCCGGTTAATTCCAATAATCAAGTAATCGATAAAATGACCGAAGTTAAAGAATATATTGATGAGTACACTGCCAAAAGAGATAGCTTGCCTTTTGGAATTGATGGAGTCGTTGTTAAGGTAAATGATCTTGACGTTGAAAACGAATTGGGCAATACGGTTAAAATACCTCGCTGGTCAATTGCCTACAAATTTCCTCCGGAGGAGGCTTTAACAATTGTTCGTGATATCACTTGGACAGTCGGCCGAACTGGGGTAGTTACGCCAACGGCCGTTATGGATCCTGTTTTTCTTGCCGGTACGAAAGTTCAAAGGGCAAGCCTGCATAATCCTGATTATTTGCAGGAAAAAGATGTTCGAATCGGTGACACGGTAACCTTACATAAAGCTGGCGACATCATTCCGGAAGTTGGGCAGGTTATTTTGAAAAAACGTCCAGCCAGCGCCGAAAAAGCTTATCCAATTCCTGTTTATTGTCCTTCTTGCGGGTCAAGACTTGTTCATGTTGAAGGAGAGGTAGCTCTCCGCTGCATTAACCCCGAGTGTCCAGCTCAAATTCAAGAAGGCTTAATTCATTTTGCTTCAAGAAATGCGATGAATATTGATGGATTGGGACCTCGAGTTGTTGAACAGCTTTTATCGAAAAATCTCATCAAGAAAATTTCTGATTTATATGCACTAACGGAAAACCAGCTAACAACTTTAGATAAATTTGCTGATCTGTCATCAAAAAATTTGGTTCAGGCAATTGATCGTTCTCGACAAAATTCAGTTGAACGTTTAATTACTGCTTTAGGTATTCGTGGCGTTGGTGCGAAAGCGGCTAAAGTTCTCGCGGCACATTTTAAAAATCTTCGTAATTTGCAGAATGCCGGTACTGAAGAGATTGCCGAAATCGATGGCGTTGGTCAGGTAATGGCTGATGCTATTACACAATATTTTAATAGCGAATCTGTTGCTAATTTAATTAATGAATTAGAAAATTTTCAAGTCAATTTTGATTATCTAACAACAACCGAAATTGATGAGAAAAATTACTTTTTTGATAAAAGAATCGTTTTGACTGGGAAACTTAATAGTTGGACGCGACCACAGATGCAGACTTGGCTTGAAGAGCACGGTGCAAATGTTTCATCGTCAGTTTCTTCAAAAACAGATCTTTTAATTGCAGGAAGCGGTGTAGGTAGTAAACTAGAAAGAGCGAATAAATTAGGAATAAAAGTTATTAACGAACAGGATTTTATCAATTTAAGCAATGCTAAAAAATAG